Proteins encoded by one window of Vibrio panuliri:
- the dinB gene encoding DNA polymerase IV: protein MSEQIKKIIHVDMDCFFAAVEMRDFPEYRGRPLAVGGSEKQRGVISTCNYEARKFGVRSAMPTARAIQLCPNLQVVRGRMDVYKQVSRQIRAIFERYTSIIEPLSLDEAYLDVTHAVACRGSATLIAEAIRRDIFNELNLTASAGVAPIKFLAKVASDINKPNGQFVIPPDQVQQVVDKLPLEKIPGVGKVSLEKLHQAGFYLCEDIKHADYRELLRKFGRQGESLWKRSHGIDERDVVVERERKSVGVERTFSQNISSYEECWQVIEEKLFPELEVRLAKASPDKAIIKQGIKVKFADFQLTTIEHIYPQLELDDFRQLLRDVLKRQNGREIRLLGLNVMLKPELQSAQLSFF from the coding sequence ATGTCAGAGCAGATAAAAAAGATCATCCATGTGGATATGGATTGTTTTTTTGCTGCGGTTGAAATGCGTGATTTCCCGGAATATCGTGGTAGACCGCTTGCCGTCGGGGGAAGTGAGAAGCAGCGTGGCGTGATCAGTACGTGTAACTACGAAGCTCGCAAATTTGGTGTGCGTAGTGCTATGCCTACCGCCCGTGCGATTCAGTTGTGTCCAAACTTACAGGTAGTAAGAGGGCGAATGGATGTCTACAAACAGGTATCTCGCCAGATAAGGGCAATCTTTGAACGTTATACCTCCATAATTGAACCTCTTTCTCTCGATGAAGCCTATCTTGATGTAACACATGCCGTTGCTTGTCGTGGTTCTGCAACACTGATTGCTGAAGCGATCCGCCGTGATATTTTTAACGAATTGAATCTGACGGCGTCCGCAGGTGTCGCTCCAATTAAGTTTCTTGCCAAAGTGGCCTCGGATATTAACAAGCCCAATGGTCAGTTTGTGATCCCTCCAGATCAAGTACAACAGGTGGTGGACAAACTGCCACTGGAAAAGATCCCAGGGGTTGGAAAAGTTAGCTTAGAAAAGCTCCATCAAGCTGGCTTCTACTTGTGTGAGGATATAAAACACGCGGACTACCGTGAGCTTTTGCGCAAGTTTGGCCGCCAAGGTGAGTCATTGTGGAAACGTAGCCATGGTATTGATGAACGGGACGTTGTGGTCGAAAGAGAGCGAAAATCTGTCGGGGTAGAGCGTACCTTTAGTCAAAATATCAGCAGTTATGAAGAGTGCTGGCAAGTGATTGAAGAAAAGTTGTTTCCAGAGCTCGAAGTACGCTTAGCGAAAGCGAGCCCTGATAAAGCGATCATCAAGCAAGGAATAAAAGTGAAGTTTGCTGATTTTCAGTTAACCACCATTGAACATATTTATCCTCAGTTGGAGTTGGATGATTTTCGCCAGTTATTGCGAGACGTCCTTAAACGTCAAAATGGTCGTGAAATTCGCCTATTGGGACTTAATGTGATGCTTAAGCCAGAACTACAGAGCGCACAGTTAAGCTTCTTTTAA